From a region of the Vidua macroura isolate BioBank_ID:100142 chromosome 3, ASM2450914v1, whole genome shotgun sequence genome:
- the LOC128805130 gene encoding left-right determination factor 2-like, which yields MDLRCAWMLCVLCLILTVQAFTQERFKEVVLKQLGLSEVPKLHTRDLVDLVIPDHVKNKYVSMLKRQRVKRRALPSLAGILRGTPGHTGLTGEVLYSDTTTRQKLMFDMEGRIPKNSEVTMAELKLFKKPLDRANLPPKQSHRPVSSARVSVYWVQQQHDGTNRTSLIDSRLIPIRESGWKSFDVTQAVHYWLRNKRREPMFLEVWIEGERLGSYASEIAKAVHFTSQDPKDKALGKPELVLYTLSLDDYGSPGDCREEAVMGKSTCCRQKHYISFRELPWAQHWILEPAGFQAYRCSGSCLQPPRTLRLPGSGQRSCAVAGSSALPIIYLVKRGNHTEIEAAEFPNMIVERCSCITDGAALV from the exons ATGGACCTGAGGTGTGCCTGGATGCTCTGCGTGCTCTGCCTCATCCTCACGGTCCAAGCGTTTACCCAGGAGCGGTTCAAGGAGGTGGTGCTgaagcagctggggctgtccgAGGTCCCTAAACTTCATACGAGAGACTTGGTGGACCTGGTTATCCCAGACCACGTCAAGAACAAGTACGTGTCCATGCTGAAGCGCCAGAGGGTGAAGCGCCGAGCTCTGCCGAGCCTGGCTGGCATCCTCAGGGGGACCCCGGGACACACAG GTTTGACAGGGGAAGTCCTCTACTCAGACACAACCACACGCCAGAAGCTGATGTTTGACATGGAGGGCAGAATACCTAAAAACAGCGAAGTCACAATGGCTGAACTGAAACTCTTCAAAAAGCCTCTGGACAGAGCAAACCTGCCTCCCAAGCAGTCTCACAGGCCTGTCTCCAGCGCCAGAGTCAGCGTGTACTGGGTGCAGCAGCAACACGATGGTACCAACAGGACATCCCTGATAGATTCCAG GCTGATTCCTATTCGTGAGTCGGGCTGGAAGAGCTTTGATGTGACCCAGGCCGTGCATTACTGGCTGCGAAACAAGAGGCGGGAGCCGATGTTCCTGGAGGTGTGGATCGAAGGGGAAAGGCTGGGCAGCTATGCCTCGGAGATAGCCAAAGCTGTGCACTTCACCTCGCAGGACCCCAAGGATAAAGCCCTCGGCAAACCTGAGCTGGTGCTTTACACCCTCAGTTTGGATGACTACGG GAGCCCTGGGGACTGCAGGGAGGAGGCGGTGATGGGGAAATCCACCTGCTGCCGGCAGAAGCACTACATCAGCTTCCGCGAGCTGCCGTGGGCGCAGCACTGGATCCTGGAGCCGGCGGGGTTCCAGGCGTACCGCTGCTCcgggagctgcctgcagccgCCCCGCACCCTGCGCCTCCCCGGCTCCGGGCAGCGCTCCTGCGCCGTGGCGGGGAGCTCCGCGCTGCCCATCATCTACCTCGTCAAGAGGGGCAACCACACCGAGATTGAGGCAGCCGAGTTCCCCAACATGATTGTGGAGAGGTGCAGCTGCATCACGGACGGCGCAGCACTGGTGTGA